The stretch of DNA GGGGATGTACTTATCCAAGGCGGATTTCCTGGTCATGCTGTAATAGTTGTGGATATGGCAAAGTCAATAGATTCTGGAGAAAAAATATTCTTGTTTGCTCAAAGTTATATGCCTGCTCAGGATATTCAAATATTAAAAAATCCAGAAAAAGAGGAATTGAGTCCTTGGTATTCGAGTAACATTTTAGATACGATAGTTACACCAGAATGGGAATTTAAAAAGACAGACTTAAAACGATTTAATTAGTTGGTAATGGGAATGGAAGGATCAATTGGTAATCCTTTTTTAAAGTTTTCATCTAATATCCATTTGCCGCTATTTTCTTCCCAAAGGAAGTGGTAAACACCAAGGTTAGGACAGCTTAGGTTTACCAATTCTATATCCTCTTCGGTAAGAAGGGAAAGTATGGATGAGTTCGTGATACCATGCGCAACAATAAACAAAGTTTCAAAATTTAAATGCGATAGTATATCTAGGAGTGCCGGAATTCTATTTTCTCTTAACTCTCTAATACTTTCTCCGCCCGGAGGACAAAAATCATATTTACTTTTCTTTTTATAAATTTTATTTACTTCCGGAAATAATACAGGGTAGTAAAACAAGGGATACCCGAAGTTTATCCCACCATTTCTTTCTACTATTAATTTTGAATACAGTATTTTATTTGTATAGTTTTTTCCTGTAACTGCCTTTATCCCATTTAATATTCCGTCTGTCGTTTGTCTGGCTCTTAAAAAATCGGAACAAAGTATTAAATCAGGAAAAATACTTTTTGTAGCTAGAATTTTGCCGGTCATAAGTGCTTGGAATTCTCCAAGTTCTACTAATGGGATATCTTTGTCGATTAGCGGATAACTGTTTTTATATCCTCTAATCTTATCTATGATTTGAATTAATTTTAGAGTAAAATGAAATCCTAATAATTTTCGAAATATGCGAAACAGGAACGGAAACGGAATAGTTCGTTTTCTCTCAGCATTTGCTTGTGATTGTCCGTGACGGAAAAGGTAAATTTCTTTTTTCATGATATTATGCCAATTTATAAATTTTCACTGGTTTTTCTCTGCCTTTGATTGCTACATCTCCAAGGGCTATTCCTTCGTAACCACTTAAAGCATTCCAGACATCTTCAGAAACTAGAAGTTGTGAAGAGTAATTTTTGTTGAGTTGTTCAATTCGGGAAGCTAAGTTTACGACGTCTCCTATAATTGTATATTCCTTACGAAGAGAAGAACCAACGTTACCCGTAACCGCATTTCCTGAATGGAGACCTATTCCGATCTCTGTATTTGGAATTCTTTCGGAACGTATTTCCTCTTTGGTTTTATTGATGATTTGAAGTGATGCATTTACTGCATTTTTAATGTCATCCCCGCTAGAGATTGGTGCCCCAAAAACTGCCATAAAACCATCTCCTAAAAATTTATTAATAATACCGCCATTTTGATTAATTATATCAATTGCAAAATCAAAAATAGTATTAAGATAGTTCACTACTTCTTCTGGATTTCTATTCTCCGAAAATTTAGTGAAATCTCGTATATCGAAGAATAACATACATACGAGTTTTACTTCGCTGATAAATTCTTTTTGGCTTAATAGTTTTTCTACGACGGCAGGCGAAACATGTTGACCGAAAATGCCAGTTACTCGGTTTCTTTCTTCTAAAATTTTAAATGAATTCAATAATCTTCGTTCGATTTGTGAAGTTACATAACCTACTATAATTCCAGCAAAAAGCATAAATACAGTTTTTGCTATATGGGATTGAATGGAGGAAATAAAAACTTCCGTAGGCATTCCTTGGGATTTATAGTGAAAAAATAAAGTAATCGCAAAATATTCCGTAGCCGCAACTATTCCTGTAAATACGGTAAGTTTAAAATTCAATTGCAAAGCTGAAACAATAATAAAAAGAAAGTATACGAAAACGGGAGGTGTGAGCATTACATAGATTGCTGGTTCTCTAATACTACCAATATATAAAATAGCACAGGAAGGCAAACTTGTCTCGATTAACGCATTCAAATACCGTGGGATAGTTGGAATAGAACGATTATTGGAATTCCATTTTTTAAATAGTTTATTGTGAATAAAAAAATAAAAAGATACACAGGAAAAAAATACTGGAGGCAAATAAGGATTAAACTTTTCAGTAAATATGGCTTTATAGGCTTCAGGTGTGAATATCGGAAATATGCAAAAAAATGAAGCTGCCGTGAAAAAAATGGCAGACAAAAACTTTGCTCGCGCTACTTCTCCTTTCATGATTTCCTTTTCGATGTCTTTTTGGAATAATGTGTAGATTTCGTAATTCTCTGTTTTTGGTTTCATTGTTTTATGTATTCTTATTCTATTATTCAATCTTTTTTAGAATAAAAATAATTCTATTCCTAAATTAATATAGAGCAAATTTTCTATACTTATACCATTTCTCAAAAAGAATTGTGTCTTACAACTTAGGATATGTCGAAATGGTACATACTGATTCACTTCTATATAAAATCTTGCGCAACGATTAAATAGAATCAGTATATATTTACTGATATTGACTCGATTGATTCGATATCTTTGGATCGTTTCCACAAAACAGAATGAATCTGTATCATTAAGGAAAGAATAATTGCAGTATACATTTATATCTTTTCTAAACGCGAAATTACATCCTTTGTTCGGTGAATATAATTTCCTCCGAATAAATTTACATGCACGAGAAGGGGATAGATTTGCCAGAAAGGAATTCGATTTTGGAAGTCGGGTGCACTTCCAATTTCAGTTAATAAGATGTTTAAATGTAAGAAGTCTAGGGGACTTCCGAATAAATCTAACATTGCTAAGTCTTGTTCTGGGTGAGCATAAGAAATACTTGGATCAATTAAATAGGCTTTATCGCCAAATAATATGTTACCGCTCCATAGATCACCATGAATGAGTCTTGGAGTTGCTGAATTTAAGTTCCAGTCAGAAATTTTTTTGAGAATAAGTTTTTCTGTTTTTTGAAAGAACGAAAGATCGAAAATTTTATTTTCGAAACAAAGTCTAAGTTGGGGTTCTATTCTGGTTTGCCAATAGAAAGAATCGAAACTTTCGTGGAAGGAATTTTTTTGGTGTAAACCGCCTATATAATTATTGTCGTCAAATCCCCATTTTGCGTTCGTGTTTCCAAAAAGGATTTTTAAAGTGGCAATTAGTTTTTTTTGTTTGTCTGAATTATTTTGTTCTTCCACATAATCCATAAATAGGAGAAAATTTTTATCGTTTGAGAAAATTCTGTAGGTGTTTGGAACGGGACACTTTTTTTCTTTTAGATATTTTAGACTATTTAGTTCAGAAACAGCTATTTCTTTTTCATTTAAAATTTTTACTGCTAAATTATGATTTTCTTTAGGAAGGTAAACTTTATAAATTGGAAAACAACTTTGTGTTAAAAAGGAAATGGAACAATTTCTTTTATCAAAATTTAAAAAATCTAATCCTTGTTCTATAAGTTTAATCATAAATTATCCTATTTTGTTAATTTTTAATATTAGTATCTCACCTTGCGCAAAAGGGTATTTTATGGAAAGAAGGAAAATCTTGAGAATATTAGAAACTGCTAATGAATTGATAGCGATAGCGATAGCGAAAGAGATGGAAGGAGAAACATTGAGTTCGAGTGAGTTAGTATAAAAAAATCTAATCTTGCTGATACTCAATTGAAAATTTGATGATTAGATAAAACAATTTCATTTTTTTATTGAAATAAAAATTTCATTACTAAATTTTGTAACTATGAAACGAATAATACCTTTGTTAGTCCTAATCCAATTGATACATTTTTTCTCTTGTAAAAAAAAAGTGGATGTTAGTTCTTTTCCCAAAATTGGTGAGTTTTATATTTATAAGTCGGATGTACCTATTTATGAAAGCCCAGATAGAGGAAAGGTTATTGATAGGGTTAAACTGGGAGAAAAAGTAGAAATTGTAGAAACTAATATACCTGATAAAGTAAAAGGATTTTGGTATAAATCTATCCATGGTGAGAATGTTGGTTATATACCTCTACAGGAGGAAACAAATAAAAACTTAGTTGCTTTTATATACCGAAAGGAACGCGGTCGAATCACTGCAAGCTCACTTCGTATACGGGAGACTCCTGATTTAAAAGGGAAAGTTTTAGGTGCTGTTCCGAAAGGAACGTTAGTTGATATCCTAAGCCAAGGTCTTGTATATGAAAAGATTGATGATAAATATGATACATGGATGAAAATTCATACAGATGAGGGGATAACAGGTTATAGCTACGCGGGTTATATCTCAAAAAACCTTGACCCAGAAACCGATGAAGTGGATGCAGAACCTATTAAAGGTTATGTCGAAATCAACGAAGATCCTAATTATTTAGTTAGACCCGGTGGAAGAGAAGTAAAGGATTCTGATCCCGCTCCCTGTGGATACAATATGATTGGCTCACTCCCACAAAAAGGAATCATTCATAAAATAGAATATAAATATATAGAAGATGGAACCACTTATTATAAAATTGAGGGTGGGGACGATTCTCACGGTTGTTATGAAAGTTACCGAGCATGGATTTCGGAAAAACAAGTGTTGTTCGTTGAGGATATTTATAAGTATACGCTGGAGCATTATGGGGCGAAGTTTGACAAAGCATTTTTAGATGTAATTAACGAAAATGTAAATGGACAATTGAATGTAAAAACTTTAAATATTGAGCCTTCTACTTTTAAAGTAAAAGAACCTGGATACACATTTTACACAGTTCACAATGCCCATATGTATTACAAATACAATGGTTCTTACTATTATGCAGGGGAAGGTTGGGGAGAATATGTAGATGTAGATGGCGATGGAACAAATGAAATTATTTCGGCTGGTGACTGTGCTTGTATGTGTAGTGAGGCTCGCGTAATTATCTGGAATGGTAACAAGTTAGAAAAAATATTCGAAGAATACCCGCAGGCAAGTTTACGATGGGAAGTCGGAAAAAATTTTCTTACAGCCATACGAAGTGAGGATTTTTCGGAAAATTCAAATGGTCAAGAGACCTATTACGAAATAAAAAATAACCAGTTACTTCCTCTCAAGAAGAAACCACAAATTTGATTAACAGGGAATAGGTATACGGATTAATCTTCTGTCATCTCCGAAATTCTAGCTTCTATCGCCGCAGCCGCCAAAAGCGATGAAGGGAAATCTGTAGAAGTTGAGATTCCCGATAAGGGATTTCGGGAATGACACTTTGGCGCGCCAAATAAATTATTCTAATTCCTAGCATCGAGATCCAGTTATTTATCTTATATCAAACTCAAAATCTGTGTACGATTGCATTGACAAGGGAGTAATTTAATAAATTCTGTAACTCAATGAATATTATTTCCCTGATCACCTTTCGTTATATTCGCGGTTCTCGCGTTTTTGGTCTTTTGTCCCTCAAATCCAGGCTTTCCTTTATCGTAATGATGGTAGGAGTATCGCTTTTGATTGTGGTTCTTTCTATTTTTAATGGATTTCAACGACAAGTGAAAGAATCTCTCTGGAGTGGCGGTCCTCATATTACGATCGAAAATACTCGTGGTAATGGAGAAATTCAAAAGTATGAAAGAATGGTTGAACTTCTTTTGCAAAATCCTGAACTCAAAGAAAGAATTATTTCGATGCAGGGAAATATTACAAGTCATGGACTTTTGCAAAATAATAATACTTTTGTCCCGGTTATGATTCGTGCAGTTCCAATCCCGAATGAAGAAGACCTTGTAAATAACCAAGTTTCGAATTTTCCTAAGTTAGAATATTATAATCGAGATGAAGTAAAGGATTTGAATACGAAAAACTTAGTTGTGATTGGAAAGGAAATGTCTCTCCTTTATAATTACAATCTTGGTCGCGGAATTACTCTCGCGGTTCCGAGTGGTAGTTTCAATGTTAGCCGTGGTGTAGAGTTAAATATTTCTTCTTTTGCAGTAACTGGACTCTTTAAAACTGGGTATTATAATTACGATTCCAAGTTTATATTCATGTCTCTTCCTACAGCTCAGAAATTTTTTAAAATGAGAAATTCCGTAAATCAAATTACGGTTAAAGTTAAATCTCTAGACGATTTACAATATTGCAAACAATTAATTTTACAGACCATTGGATCGGCAGATTTTGATGAAGATCTTACGGCTAATTCCTATTACTCGGTTCGGACGATAGCCGAAGAACAAGCAAACTTTTTGGGTGCGCTTCGTATGGAAAAAACAATTATATCCAATATAGTATTCTTATTTATTGTACTAGCCGCGTTGGGTATGGTTGCAACAGTTTATTCACTCGTTCGTTCTAAAAGAAAATCCATTGGAACTCTAAAAGCACTTGGACTTCCTTCTTCTTCGATACTATTAATTTTTACTTTAAACTCTATGATTATTGGGTTATTTGCTTCTATCATTGGTGGGATAATCGGTATATACTACGCAAATAATTTGGAATCAATTATTGATGGGCTTAGTGAAGTGATAAATACATTTGGTAGGGTTTTCAATAAGGGAGAATGGCGAGATGTCAAACTTGTTCCTAAAGATATCTATTATTTCGATCATCTTCCGGTCGATATAGATATCTCTTTTATCTTCATGGTAACAACTGCGGCAACCATTCTTTCTGGACTAGCTGGATATTTTCCTGCACGATGGGCAGCAAATTTAGATCCAGTAGAAACTATAAAAAATGATTAATAACTGACCTTACGCAAAATAGAAAAGTTATTAAATTCAAAGCAGAGTTAAGAATATTAGAAAATGCTAATGAATTAATAGAGAAAGAGTAAGGTGAGTTAATAAAGTGAATTTAGGTTACTAAAGGTATATATAGGTTAACCGATAGAATTTTTTTTAAATATAATCATATACAGAGTTAATTGTATCTATACAATTTCG from Leptospiraceae bacterium encodes:
- a CDS encoding fructosamine kinase family protein, whose amino-acid sequence is MIKLIEQGLDFLNFDKRNCSISFLTQSCFPIYKVYLPKENHNLAVKILNEKEIAVSELNSLKYLKEKKCPVPNTYRIFSNDKNFLLFMDYVEEQNNSDKQKKLIATLKILFGNTNAKWGFDDNNYIGGLHQKNSFHESFDSFYWQTRIEPQLRLCFENKIFDLSFFQKTEKLILKKISDWNLNSATPRLIHGDLWSGNILFGDKAYLIDPSISYAHPEQDLAMLDLFGSPLDFLHLNILLTEIGSAPDFQNRIPFWQIYPLLVHVNLFGGNYIHRTKDVISRLEKI
- a CDS encoding ABC transporter permease, with the translated sequence MNIISLITFRYIRGSRVFGLLSLKSRLSFIVMMVGVSLLIVVLSIFNGFQRQVKESLWSGGPHITIENTRGNGEIQKYERMVELLLQNPELKERIISMQGNITSHGLLQNNNTFVPVMIRAVPIPNEEDLVNNQVSNFPKLEYYNRDEVKDLNTKNLVVIGKEMSLLYNYNLGRGITLAVPSGSFNVSRGVELNISSFAVTGLFKTGYYNYDSKFIFMSLPTAQKFFKMRNSVNQITVKVKSLDDLQYCKQLILQTIGSADFDEDLTANSYYSVRTIAEEQANFLGALRMEKTIISNIVFLFIVLAALGMVATVYSLVRSKRKSIGTLKALGLPSSSILLIFTLNSMIIGLFASIIGGIIGIYYANNLESIIDGLSEVINTFGRVFNKGEWRDVKLVPKDIYYFDHLPVDIDISFIFMVTTAATILSGLAGYFPARWAANLDPVETIKND
- a CDS encoding SH3 domain-containing protein, which encodes MKRIIPLLVLIQLIHFFSCKKKVDVSSFPKIGEFYIYKSDVPIYESPDRGKVIDRVKLGEKVEIVETNIPDKVKGFWYKSIHGENVGYIPLQEETNKNLVAFIYRKERGRITASSLRIRETPDLKGKVLGAVPKGTLVDILSQGLVYEKIDDKYDTWMKIHTDEGITGYSYAGYISKNLDPETDEVDAEPIKGYVEINEDPNYLVRPGGREVKDSDPAPCGYNMIGSLPQKGIIHKIEYKYIEDGTTYYKIEGGDDSHGCYESYRAWISEKQVLFVEDIYKYTLEHYGAKFDKAFLDVINENVNGQLNVKTLNIEPSTFKVKEPGYTFYTVHNAHMYYKYNGSYYYAGEGWGEYVDVDGDGTNEIISAGDCACMCSEARVIIWNGNKLEKIFEEYPQASLRWEVGKNFLTAIRSEDFSENSNGQETYYEIKNNQLLPLKKKPQI
- a CDS encoding histidine phosphatase family protein, yielding MKKEIYLFRHGQSQANAERKRTIPFPFLFRIFRKLLGFHFTLKLIQIIDKIRGYKNSYPLIDKDIPLVELGEFQALMTGKILATKSIFPDLILCSDFLRARQTTDGILNGIKAVTGKNYTNKILYSKLIVERNGGINFGYPLFYYPVLFPEVNKIYKKKSKYDFCPPGGESIRELRENRIPALLDILSHLNFETLFIVAHGITNSSILSLLTEEDIELVNLSCPNLGVYHFLWEENSGKWILDENFKKGLPIDPSIPITN
- a CDS encoding adenylate/guanylate cyclase domain-containing protein, whose translation is MKPKTENYEIYTLFQKDIEKEIMKGEVARAKFLSAIFFTAASFFCIFPIFTPEAYKAIFTEKFNPYLPPVFFSCVSFYFFIHNKLFKKWNSNNRSIPTIPRYLNALIETSLPSCAILYIGSIREPAIYVMLTPPVFVYFLFIIVSALQLNFKLTVFTGIVAATEYFAITLFFHYKSQGMPTEVFISSIQSHIAKTVFMLFAGIIVGYVTSQIERRLLNSFKILEERNRVTGIFGQHVSPAVVEKLLSQKEFISEVKLVCMLFFDIRDFTKFSENRNPEEVVNYLNTIFDFAIDIINQNGGIINKFLGDGFMAVFGAPISSGDDIKNAVNASLQIINKTKEEIRSERIPNTEIGIGLHSGNAVTGNVGSSLRKEYTIIGDVVNLASRIEQLNKNYSSQLLVSEDVWNALSGYEGIALGDVAIKGREKPVKIYKLA